A genomic region of Palaemon carinicauda isolate YSFRI2023 chromosome 11, ASM3689809v2, whole genome shotgun sequence contains the following coding sequences:
- the LOC137649273 gene encoding uncharacterized protein, which yields MLQKGALETVKLPGPGFYSRLFLVEKATGGWRPVIDLSALNKFIRKITFKMDTPRTVMASLMEGDFMISIDLKDAYFQVPIHPASRKFLRVKWGAQVLQFKALCLGLSTAPQVFTRVFTTVSVWARERGIRLIRYLDDWLLLSSSKEDLKQQGEDLLQLCKNLGITVNLEKSQTSQKSEGLAEVGRTSGVLREASSSRETEPEEGPMELKGTLEPEKFPGHSGASPARDQTSLRVVAGSVTHPKRDATVRPISGNPSVYRRIEGRVGSASPGKDSEGDLDRKGEVPTHQCPGDESGPGSLPILRGRLEREFCGPDVRQCSRGSIRKEGGGTEIKRVVRTGPSYPEIGGEGGNQPDSKVHSGEEERPSRRPQQVGTSSSDGVVPAPTSGKLHHSDEGVPGNGSGCNKVELTTPRILFSCPRPGGGNGRRLSTQMGWPRRVRFSPLLPNKTSPQQGEGSNQPKDDFEVSRKPTSPSSSRLEVIQRLLKRQGYSSKTARRMSLYLRKSSTAVYQSKWTLFVKWCKDKKIEPLEASMPIIADFMVHLRDNLAMSVPAIKGVQAALGQVFLLKGIDLGFSRHISMLIKAFEHSCPPGSAPRIPSWDLARVLDMLRKPPFEPLKDIVDKNLTFKAVFLLALASAKGVGELHGLSYEVEHSRGRKEITFKFVPSFVAKTQNPSVCDPRFESLLSQQSQMKETRKT from the exons ATGTTGCAGAAAGGAGCCTTGGAAACAGTGAAGTTaccaggtccagggttctacagccgcctgttcctggtggaaaaagcaacaggagggtggaggccagtgatagacctgtcagccctcaacaaatttatCCGCAAGATCAcgttcaaaatggacaccccaagaacggtcatggcgtccttgatggagggagactttatgatttctatagacctcaaggacgcttatttCCAGGTCCCTATTCACccagcaagcaggaagtttctccgggtgaagtggggtgcccaggttttacaattcaaggccctgtgcctcggtctttccacagctccccaggtattcacaaggGTGTTTACGACAGTCTCCGTATGGGCCcgcgaacggggcattcgactcatcagatacttggacgactggctactcctttcgtcctcaaaggaagacttgaaacagcaGGGTGAAGATCTCCTGCAATTGTGCAAAAACCTGGGCATCacagtcaacttggagaaatctcA GACatcccagaagagcgaaggattggcagaggttggtaggacatctggtgtccttagagaagctagttcctcacgggagacagaacctgAGGAGggtccaatggaacttaaagggacattggaaccagaaaagttccccggacatagTGGTGCCAGTCCTGCAAGAGACCAGACAAGCCttagagtggtggcaggatcggtcacacACCCTAAAAGGGATGCCACTGTTCGCCCAATCTCCGGAAATCCTTCTGTGTACagacgcatcgaaggaagggtggggagcgcatctccgggaaaagacagcgaaggggacttggacagaaagggagaagtccctacacatcaatgtcctggagatgagAGCGGTCCAGGAAGCCTGCCGATACTTCGAGGAAGACTTGAAAGGGAATTCTGTGGCCCTGATGTCAGACAATGCAGCCGTGGTAGCATACgtaaagaaggaggggggactgagatcaaaagagttgtgcgaactggCCCTTCATATCCTGAAATAGGCGGAGAAGGAGGAAATCAACCTgacagcaaggttcattccggggaagaagaacgtcctagcagacggcctcagcaggtcGGGACAAGTAGTAGCGacggagtggtccctgcacccacaagtggcaagctacatcaTTCAGATGAGGGGGTCCCCGGTAATGGATCTGGTTGCAACAAGGTTGAActcacaactccccgtattctgttctcctgtcccagacccggaggcggcaatggaagacgcctctCAACACAGATGGGATggcctagacgtgtacgcttttccccccttctccctaataagacaagtcctcaacagggtgagggcagcaaccaacctaaagatgactttg AGGTTTCACGGAAAcccacaagcccttcgtcttcacgcctggaggttatccagcgcctcCTGAAGAGACAAGGGTACTCCAGCAAGACAGCTAGGAGGATGTCCCTTTACCTGAGAAAATCGTCCACGgccgtctaccaatccaagtggacgttgttcgttaagtggtgcaaggacaagaagatagagcccttagAAGCATCCATGCCCATTATAGCGGATTTCATGGTCCATCTCAGGGATAATTtggccatgtcagtcccagcgatTAAGGGAGTTCAGGCGGCACTGggtcaagtttttctcctgaaaggcatagatCTGGGCTTCTCCAGACATATTTCTATGCTCATCAAGGCTTTCGAGCATTCGTGCCCCCCGGGTtctgcccctagaatcccgagttgggacctggcaagggttctggatatgctccggaaaccaccattcgaACCCTTAAAAGACATTGTAGACAAGAATCTCACGTTCAAGGCAGTCTTCTTGTTAGCGTTAGCCTCAGCTAAGGGGGTGGGCGAGCTACATGGATTGTCGTATGAGGTGGAGCACTCTAGAGGAAGGAAGGagataacctttaagtttgtcccctccttcgtcgccaagactcagaacccatcAGTTTgtgatccgaggtttgagagcttactatcccagcaatcccaaatgaaggaaaccaggaagacttga